The following proteins are encoded in a genomic region of Neorickettsia risticii str. Illinois:
- a CDS encoding phage major capsid protein produces MDTTVNNLLLSLETEIKSFKEKENERLQSYEKRLKNLEDGYDLAVKRPFTSTEIHEDCHYKKQLKSYLKKGSTNSIEIKSNGFPLADTLINSIHEHMKKLSPIRQLASVNMISTDCITYISNGDALEAQWVSEDEISNSNAKEHIITTEINTYELYTQPKTTQKVLDDPSINVERWLIEQAALAFTQLENETFITGDGKNKPHGILQHNTDSTGTQICKITSKEKDRITPEDLLNLYYSLQREFSVNGTFLMHSASIQLIRGLKYEQTGHYMFQPGISVGQPDTLMGIPVTECSEMPIIPTSDKSQGSAKKYPIIFGDFKRGYQIVDRSEMRVLRDPYSAKPYVSFYITKRVGAKVINPKAFVLLEMKS; encoded by the coding sequence ATGGACACAACAGTAAATAATTTACTTCTAAGCCTCGAAACAGAGATTAAATCTTTCAAAGAAAAAGAAAATGAAAGATTGCAGAGTTATGAAAAAAGATTGAAAAATTTAGAAGACGGCTATGACTTGGCTGTGAAACGACCTTTTACTTCGACCGAAATACACGAAGATTGTCATTATAAGAAGCAACTCAAGAGTTATCTTAAGAAGGGCTCAACAAATTCTATTGAAATAAAGAGTAATGGTTTTCCGCTCGCAGATACCTTAATTAACTCAATCCATGAGCATATGAAGAAGCTCTCTCCTATCAGACAACTAGCATCTGTTAATATGATCTCAACAGACTGTATAACCTACATCAGCAACGGCGATGCATTGGAGGCACAATGGGTTTCTGAAGATGAGATAAGTAACAGCAATGCAAAAGAGCATATAATCACAACAGAAATAAATACCTATGAGCTCTATACACAACCAAAGACCACCCAAAAAGTCCTTGATGATCCATCTATAAACGTAGAAAGGTGGTTAATTGAACAGGCTGCTTTGGCATTTACACAACTCGAAAACGAAACCTTTATTACCGGTGATGGAAAAAATAAACCACACGGAATACTTCAACATAATACAGATTCTACCGGAACCCAGATTTGTAAGATCACAAGCAAGGAGAAAGACAGAATAACTCCTGAAGATCTTCTGAATCTGTATTACTCCTTACAAAGAGAGTTTTCCGTCAATGGAACATTTCTTATGCACAGTGCGAGTATCCAGTTAATAAGAGGTCTGAAGTATGAACAGACAGGACACTATATGTTCCAGCCAGGAATTTCAGTAGGTCAACCCGATACATTAATGGGAATACCTGTTACTGAATGCTCAGAAATGCCTATAATACCGACATCTGATAAATCTCAAGGCTCGGCAAAGAAATATCCAATCATTTTTGGAGATTTCAAGCGCGGATATCAAATCGTCGATAGAAGCGAAATGCGGGTTTTAAGAGACCCATACTCCGCAAAACCTTATGTTTCTTTCTATATTACTAAGAGGGTTGGCGCAAAGGTAATTAATCCAAAGGCTTTTGTTTTATTGGAAATGAAATCCTAA
- a CDS encoding UvrD-helicase domain-containing protein, with translation MIEKVTDPNVSVWINSSAGCGKTALLVKRAISLLVSKEKNILCITFTKVATAEMHNRIFAILGKLSVMNDTEMDEYLLSTINRTVKDPDYVRKLVHTADALIQIQTLHSFCWQSIRMSDPQHLSKEIYEENQHMFCQLLARFIWERCQLSKKTAENTTERKLHEMLASLLSNFHLDYRKIIEKLKNDPLEQLATESIDILSAFAEFLEINQNISKHYISHNGIIETAINMEIWNAYEIVAKINHILLDEAQDNNLKQWYIISNLCRDFLIDETNNKSIFVVGDYKQSIYGFQGASPDIYLAFYDILKQRDPQNKLVQVTTAKSYRSSAAILRFVDSVFENVQLCTTSSEKICHNTNRAEAPGYIELIPLLQDREVDAELQLAISIRETIENWLKRSRMLKAKNRPVKGSDILILVAHRTNLVDHIYTQLSAVNIPVNFTGKFTVKNNPLFELLINLGKFLIYKHDDEALITLLKSPIFAWSHNALLKLKAEKRKERLFEQICGTYAGKVLKKWLELYGTTFDIYSRVLDARTVNTLAKHYGSETPYYIDIFLDNTLEQECIHDFVYIFSGEDASLKIKSNNENGVTISTVHGSKGTQSPIVFIVDSNYVPQNRDIFFFTEDGTPLLSSENHIRVVQEIRNIKKESLRYEHLRLLYVALTRAEDELYIMGTGKQVKKNSWYEACSNGIVKIGSQDQDGAYYHTNDLLYPVEIKKKVDRSHENRSLLRERDSDCCKKNTQELQNKESDLANSYKFPCKEDETSENGIDDVTKVSEKTFQIVRGELIHKILEYISKVEKAEEWTDLFLEEYSPELSSEQKNEIKKTVLLFLEKNRKAGGKNELEVCFDGELLRMDNVKFEKDTITIRDYKTGKDKNIDLAIEKQMHRYKEAMQAIYPEKNIITEIIWL, from the coding sequence ATGATAGAAAAAGTTACTGATCCCAATGTCTCAGTCTGGATTAATTCATCTGCCGGTTGCGGCAAAACTGCCTTGCTTGTAAAGAGGGCAATATCATTGCTGGTTAGCAAAGAGAAGAATATACTGTGCATAACTTTTACAAAGGTAGCAACAGCAGAAATGCACAACCGCATTTTCGCTATACTGGGAAAGCTCTCTGTAATGAATGATACAGAGATGGACGAGTATTTGCTTTCCACAATTAACAGAACTGTAAAAGATCCGGATTATGTCCGGAAACTTGTACACACAGCCGATGCACTTATTCAAATACAGACACTACACTCGTTCTGCTGGCAATCAATCAGAATGTCTGACCCACAACATCTTTCAAAAGAAATATATGAGGAAAACCAACACATGTTTTGCCAATTACTGGCACGGTTTATTTGGGAAAGGTGTCAACTTTCCAAGAAAACCGCGGAAAACACAACCGAGAGAAAATTGCATGAAATGCTAGCATCTTTGCTAAGTAACTTTCACCTAGACTACAGAAAAATAATCGAGAAACTTAAGAATGATCCACTGGAACAATTAGCAACGGAAAGTATAGATATATTATCGGCATTCGCTGAATTTTTAGAAATTAATCAAAATATTTCAAAGCACTACATTTCCCATAACGGAATCATAGAAACTGCTATAAACATGGAAATATGGAATGCTTATGAAATTGTCGCGAAAATAAACCATATCCTGCTCGATGAAGCGCAAGACAATAACCTAAAACAGTGGTATATCATATCCAATCTCTGTAGGGATTTTCTCATAGATGAAACAAATAATAAGAGTATCTTCGTAGTTGGTGACTACAAACAGTCCATTTATGGGTTTCAGGGGGCGAGTCCCGATATATATCTTGCGTTTTACGACATACTTAAACAAAGAGATCCCCAAAATAAGCTTGTTCAGGTTACGACAGCAAAGTCCTATAGATCATCTGCAGCTATTCTACGATTCGTTGACAGCGTCTTTGAAAACGTCCAACTTTGTACAACATCGAGTGAAAAGATTTGCCATAATACAAATAGAGCTGAAGCACCGGGCTACATAGAACTAATACCGTTACTACAAGATCGAGAAGTCGATGCAGAACTTCAACTGGCAATTTCTATAAGGGAAACCATAGAAAATTGGCTTAAGAGGAGTAGAATGCTTAAAGCAAAGAACAGACCTGTAAAAGGAAGTGACATATTGATCCTTGTTGCACACAGAACCAATTTAGTTGACCATATTTACACGCAGCTTAGTGCAGTTAATATCCCCGTGAATTTTACGGGTAAATTCACAGTAAAAAACAATCCCCTGTTTGAGCTTCTTATAAATCTAGGAAAGTTTCTTATCTATAAACACGATGATGAAGCTCTGATCACACTCTTAAAATCTCCTATATTTGCCTGGAGCCACAATGCTCTACTAAAACTCAAAGCTGAGAAAAGAAAGGAACGACTGTTCGAGCAGATTTGTGGCACGTATGCAGGAAAAGTCCTTAAGAAGTGGCTTGAACTTTACGGCACGACTTTCGACATATATTCACGAGTCCTTGACGCAAGGACTGTCAATACATTAGCCAAACACTATGGAAGCGAAACCCCATATTATATTGACATCTTTTTAGACAACACGCTCGAACAGGAATGTATACATGATTTTGTTTACATCTTTTCTGGTGAAGACGCGAGTCTAAAAATCAAAAGCAACAACGAAAACGGTGTTACTATCTCAACCGTTCATGGAAGTAAAGGTACGCAATCACCTATTGTGTTTATAGTAGACAGTAATTACGTACCACAAAATCGTGATATTTTTTTCTTTACTGAGGATGGAACACCACTCCTCTCATCCGAAAATCATATTAGAGTCGTACAGGAAATTAGGAATATAAAAAAGGAATCGCTCCGATACGAACACCTGAGACTCCTCTACGTTGCCCTAACACGTGCAGAGGACGAATTGTACATTATGGGAACTGGTAAACAAGTTAAAAAGAATTCTTGGTATGAAGCATGCAGTAACGGAATCGTAAAAATAGGCTCACAAGATCAAGATGGAGCATATTACCATACAAATGATCTGCTATATCCTGTAGAAATTAAAAAAAAGGTAGATAGATCACACGAAAACCGCAGTCTACTCAGAGAAAGAGATAGCGACTGTTGCAAGAAAAATACGCAAGAGCTACAAAACAAGGAAAGTGATTTAGCAAACTCATATAAATTTCCTTGCAAAGAAGATGAAACCTCGGAAAATGGCATCGATGATGTAACAAAAGTTTCTGAGAAGACCTTTCAGATTGTCCGGGGCGAATTAATACATAAGATTCTCGAATACATTTCTAAAGTTGAAAAAGCTGAAGAATGGACAGATTTATTTCTGGAAGAGTATTCTCCAGAATTGTCAAGCGAGCAAAAAAATGAAATCAAAAAAACAGTTTTGCTTTTTCTTGAAAAAAATCGCAAAGCAGGTGGCAAAAACGAACTGGAAGTCTGTTTCGATGGCGAGCTACTCAGAATGGATAATGTGAAATTCGAAAAGGATACAATAACGATTAGAGATTATAAAACTGGAAAAGATAAAAACATCGATCTTGCCATAGAGAAACAAATGCATCGATACAAAGAGGCTATGCAAGCAATCTACCCAGAAAAGAATATAATAACTGAAATAATTTGGCTTTAG
- the mnmA gene encoding tRNA 2-thiouridine(34) synthase MnmA, whose amino-acid sequence MQELVEIIPGKASRDIKVMVAMSGGVDSSTVAAYLHRAGYKVIGVTLQLHSNSTSTQTNRKTCCAGSDIFDAKRVAAQFGFLHYVVNMEETFRKEVIEDFAKSYLRGETPIPCVKCNQTVKFRDLMKIAKNLSVDALVTGHYVRRLTTTNGVELHKGIDPSKDQSYFLFNTTREQLEFLRFPLGNLKKSETRDLARKLSVDISEKPESQDICFVNGKSYADVIKKFRPDAQKPGKILSTNGEVLGTHNGTIHYTIGQRHGLQLSSPTPLYVVKIDAQNNIIIVGTRDKLQQRSLYVKEVNWLDGKELTAGLECEVKLRSGADTVKGYLYPSSDLLKVSLAEEPKCAIAPGQACVMYHGSKVLGGGWII is encoded by the coding sequence ATGCAAGAACTTGTAGAAATCATTCCCGGAAAAGCATCTCGTGACATAAAAGTAATGGTTGCTATGTCGGGTGGTGTGGATAGCTCAACCGTTGCCGCTTATCTACATAGAGCTGGCTACAAGGTCATAGGAGTAACATTACAACTTCATAGTAATTCCACTTCCACGCAAACAAACAGAAAAACTTGCTGTGCAGGGTCGGACATATTTGACGCAAAACGTGTGGCAGCCCAATTCGGCTTTTTACACTACGTGGTAAATATGGAGGAAACTTTCAGAAAAGAAGTGATAGAAGACTTTGCAAAGTCGTATCTCAGAGGAGAGACTCCTATACCATGTGTAAAGTGCAACCAGACAGTAAAGTTTAGGGATCTCATGAAAATTGCTAAAAATCTATCCGTCGATGCACTCGTAACCGGTCACTATGTAAGGCGACTAACCACAACAAATGGTGTAGAGCTCCATAAAGGTATCGATCCTTCAAAAGATCAAAGCTATTTTCTCTTCAATACTACACGTGAACAATTAGAATTTCTCCGCTTCCCCTTAGGAAATCTTAAAAAAAGCGAAACAAGAGACTTAGCTAGAAAACTAAGTGTGGATATCTCGGAAAAACCAGAAAGCCAGGATATTTGTTTTGTAAATGGAAAATCTTATGCGGATGTGATAAAGAAATTTAGGCCGGATGCACAGAAACCAGGAAAAATACTCTCAACAAATGGAGAAGTCCTCGGCACACACAATGGAACAATTCATTATACCATTGGGCAAAGACACGGCTTACAATTATCATCTCCTACTCCACTGTATGTAGTAAAAATTGATGCTCAGAATAACATCATAATTGTTGGCACACGTGATAAATTGCAACAACGTTCACTTTACGTGAAAGAAGTAAACTGGCTTGATGGAAAAGAATTAACCGCTGGACTAGAATGCGAGGTCAAACTGCGTTCTGGCGCTGATACGGTAAAAGGATATCTTTATCCAAGTAGTGATCTCCTAAAGGTCTCCCTAGCTGAGGAACCCAAATGTGCTATAGCTCCTGGCCAAGCTTGTGTTATGTATCATGGAAGTAAAGTATTGGGCGGTGGATGGATCATATGA
- a CDS encoding zinc-finger domain-containing protein yields MEKIIRYTSSTRVACYGEENSMHPLVYLDLQRDGRVTCPYCGAIFVHRGTNDDSET; encoded by the coding sequence ATGGAAAAAATTATTCGCTACACATCCAGTACTAGAGTTGCCTGTTATGGAGAAGAAAATTCAATGCATCCACTTGTTTACCTAGATCTGCAAAGGGACGGGCGGGTTACTTGTCCTTACTGTGGTGCTATATTTGTTCACAGGGGTACAAATGATGACTCAGAGACGTAA
- the dnaQ gene encoding DNA polymerase III subunit epsilon, producing MMTQRRKVILDTETTGLDMKNGDRVIEIGCVEMVDFRITGEIFHIYLNPEREISKEATRVHGITFEQLADSPKFIDIADDFLQFIGSSEIVAHNASFDIRFLNSELIRARQRRLIKLENVIDTLAMARKIFPGSPASLDALCRRFRISLEQREFHGALLDAQLLARVYIELSKGSQVSMSFLEGSSASSEKKMFKEREKLIITPEESLAHSELIKRLKDPLWDEILVEE from the coding sequence ATGATGACTCAGAGACGTAAAGTTATTCTAGATACCGAGACCACAGGTCTCGATATGAAGAATGGAGATCGTGTCATTGAAATTGGCTGTGTCGAGATGGTGGATTTTCGAATTACAGGCGAAATCTTTCATATTTATTTGAATCCTGAGCGTGAGATTTCAAAAGAGGCAACACGTGTACACGGTATCACTTTTGAGCAACTTGCTGATAGTCCAAAGTTCATCGATATAGCAGATGATTTTCTACAATTTATAGGTTCATCAGAAATAGTCGCTCATAACGCAAGTTTCGACATCCGTTTTCTCAATTCTGAACTTATTCGTGCAAGGCAGAGAAGATTGATCAAATTGGAAAATGTTATAGATACTCTTGCTATGGCGAGAAAGATATTTCCAGGTTCTCCGGCTTCATTAGATGCACTATGTAGGAGATTTAGAATTTCACTTGAGCAGAGAGAGTTCCACGGAGCTCTATTGGATGCGCAGCTTTTAGCTCGTGTTTACATAGAATTGAGTAAGGGTAGTCAGGTTAGTATGAGCTTTTTAGAAGGATCTAGCGCAAGTTCTGAGAAAAAAATGTTCAAAGAACGCGAGAAGCTCATTATTACGCCTGAGGAGTCGCTTGCGCATAGTGAACTGATCAAGCGCCTTAAAGATCCTCTTTGGGATGAAATTTTGGTGGAAGAATAA
- a CDS encoding M24B family metallopeptidase — protein sequence MITPEEKLSALRRIMEDKGIEGFLITISDEFLLESPLPYNNRLKWLTGFCGSFAMVLITCEKAYFFTDSRYLIQAKLEVSEIYTRLQFSLAEIERVIKENCIRRICYDSRLLNRAILSFFRCQMEPLNWNPIDSLWDRDTISVGKVVVHPLCYAGLSSQEKCKQIINVTGGNNYFFSNSESVCWLANIRGSDLEYTPVVCCRAILYSNGLLRIFLRGQVEDLPLLESHIEILRLEELQFYLTQLKSVALDEQKINIYYLNLIKDTDVQITHLQDPSVIMRACKNRIELEGSIAAHKRDGLALTKFLNWLKVNESSDELASAEMLLSFRKEQDLFFSLSFPTISAFGPHGAIVHYTPSKKSNLQFKPGNLYLLDSGAQYLDGTTDVTRTVAIGEPTEEQKFYYTVVLKAHIGLAKAVFPVGTTGRQLDVLARSHLWSYKLDYAHGTGHGVGSFLNVHEGPHSFGSEVPLKVGMIISNEPGLYLEGKYGIRLENLMYVKEAGDGFLSFAPLTLVNFDENLIRHDMLSDGESQWLEDYSYLVRTIHKC from the coding sequence GTGATAACGCCTGAAGAGAAATTGTCTGCTCTAAGGAGAATAATGGAAGATAAAGGGATAGAGGGTTTTCTTATAACTATTAGTGATGAATTCTTACTTGAATCTCCTCTTCCCTATAATAACCGCCTTAAATGGCTTACTGGATTTTGTGGATCGTTTGCTATGGTCCTCATTACTTGCGAGAAGGCGTATTTCTTTACTGATTCTAGGTATTTGATTCAAGCAAAGCTTGAAGTTTCTGAAATATATACGCGCCTGCAGTTTAGTCTTGCTGAAATTGAGCGTGTGATAAAGGAGAATTGTATTCGGAGAATTTGTTACGATTCAAGATTGCTTAACCGAGCTATATTGAGCTTCTTCCGGTGTCAGATGGAGCCTTTAAATTGGAATCCCATTGATTCCCTCTGGGATAGAGACACAATTTCTGTTGGAAAGGTCGTAGTTCACCCACTTTGTTATGCAGGGTTATCTAGTCAGGAAAAGTGCAAACAAATTATCAACGTAACAGGTGGAAATAACTATTTTTTTTCTAATTCAGAATCCGTATGCTGGTTAGCAAATATACGTGGTTCGGATCTTGAATATACACCTGTAGTTTGCTGTAGAGCCATTCTTTATTCAAATGGGTTGCTGAGGATCTTTCTACGTGGCCAAGTAGAGGATCTACCTTTGTTGGAAAGTCATATAGAGATTTTGCGATTGGAAGAATTACAGTTTTACTTGACCCAGTTAAAATCGGTAGCTCTAGATGAGCAGAAGATAAATATTTACTACTTAAATCTAATAAAAGATACAGATGTGCAAATTACTCATCTGCAGGATCCATCGGTTATTATGAGAGCTTGCAAGAACCGCATAGAACTTGAAGGTAGTATAGCAGCTCATAAAAGAGATGGCTTGGCTCTGACAAAGTTTTTAAACTGGCTAAAAGTAAATGAGTCTTCAGATGAATTAGCATCAGCAGAGATGCTATTAAGTTTTAGAAAAGAGCAGGATCTGTTTTTTTCCCTAAGTTTTCCTACGATTTCTGCATTTGGTCCACATGGTGCGATAGTTCACTATACTCCCTCTAAAAAGAGCAATCTGCAGTTCAAACCCGGAAATCTATACCTGCTCGACTCCGGTGCTCAGTATTTGGATGGCACCACAGACGTGACACGTACTGTTGCAATAGGGGAACCAACTGAAGAACAAAAGTTTTATTATACTGTTGTCCTGAAGGCGCACATTGGGCTTGCTAAAGCTGTGTTTCCAGTTGGTACTACTGGTAGACAGTTAGATGTACTGGCTAGATCTCACCTGTGGAGTTACAAACTGGATTATGCTCATGGTACTGGTCATGGGGTTGGAAGCTTTCTTAATGTTCATGAAGGGCCGCATTCATTTGGAAGTGAGGTTCCGTTAAAAGTAGGTATGATTATTTCAAATGAACCTGGTCTCTATTTAGAAGGGAAATATGGCATAAGACTTGAGAATCTTATGTATGTCAAAGAAGCTGGAGATGGTTTTTTGAGTTTTGCTCCTCTTACTCTTGTTAATTTTGATGAGAATCTAATACGACATGATATGCTTTCCGATGGTGAATCACAGTGGCTAGAAGATTATTCGTATTTAGTCAGGACAATACATAAGTGTTAG
- a CDS encoding alpha/beta hydrolase, with protein sequence MSTQYLSTPTGKIAYQTFAGRSDDGILFMCGRASDMTSTKSEHLRLFCKENGITFTRFDYFGHGLSDGDFQDGSISIWTQNALEVLKNVTTGKQILIGSSMSGWMMFALAKALPEKVKGLIGVAAAPDFTEDLDKQLTPETRQKLIEQGYFVFSFDNGRELLVTRSFLEDGKKNLILDKVLSISCPVILLHSLADDIVSYQKSIRLLEHVAAPHAEVRLLRNADHRMNDPISLSVLEEAIAQMRRPHSFCPQENKSVISKK encoded by the coding sequence ATGTCTACACAATATTTGTCTACACCAACAGGAAAAATAGCTTATCAAACCTTTGCAGGCCGTTCTGATGATGGAATTCTTTTCATGTGCGGTCGTGCATCAGATATGACAAGCACCAAATCGGAACATTTAAGGCTTTTTTGCAAAGAAAACGGGATTACTTTTACTAGATTTGATTACTTTGGCCATGGCCTATCAGATGGAGACTTCCAAGATGGCAGCATAAGTATCTGGACTCAAAACGCACTCGAAGTGCTAAAAAACGTGACCACCGGCAAGCAGATTTTAATCGGCTCAAGCATGAGTGGTTGGATGATGTTCGCATTGGCTAAGGCTTTACCAGAAAAGGTGAAGGGATTAATCGGGGTTGCTGCTGCACCTGATTTTACAGAAGATCTAGACAAACAACTTACTCCTGAAACACGCCAAAAACTTATAGAGCAAGGTTATTTTGTTTTTTCATTTGATAATGGCAGGGAGCTCCTAGTCACTAGGTCATTCTTAGAGGATGGCAAAAAAAACCTAATATTGGACAAAGTTTTAAGCATTTCCTGTCCAGTTATTCTTCTACATAGTCTCGCTGATGACATTGTTTCATATCAGAAATCCATCAGGCTACTCGAACATGTAGCTGCTCCTCACGCAGAAGTCCGTTTACTCCGTAATGCTGATCACAGGATGAATGATCCTATCAGCCTGAGTGTTTTAGAGGAAGCGATAGCTCAAATGCGCAGGCCTCATTCTTTTTGTCCTCAAGAAAATAAAAGTGTGATTAGCAAAAAGTAA
- a CDS encoding c-type cytochrome has translation MKGLEFNKLFASVLLFGITVLSVSNIVDVLYHPKEVAHYQYAVANAETVDSQKNKFDPATVDMATFFKDANIEEGKKLSKKCVACHTFEKGGHNKVGPNLWDILGKNKAHLGDAFKYSKALLEKGGTWDYSSMIHLLYKPASYIKGTKMSFAGLSNPQDIAHVILYLRSLSDSPVPLPE, from the coding sequence ATGAAAGGTCTGGAATTTAATAAGCTTTTTGCATCTGTGCTTCTATTTGGAATAACGGTTCTGTCGGTAAGCAACATAGTGGACGTTCTCTACCATCCCAAAGAGGTTGCACATTACCAATATGCAGTTGCAAATGCTGAAACTGTAGACTCACAAAAAAATAAATTTGATCCGGCAACCGTTGATATGGCTACCTTCTTTAAAGATGCAAATATAGAAGAGGGCAAAAAATTATCTAAAAAGTGTGTTGCCTGTCACACCTTTGAAAAGGGTGGACATAACAAAGTTGGTCCCAATCTTTGGGATATCTTGGGAAAAAATAAAGCTCACTTGGGGGATGCATTTAAATATTCCAAAGCTCTACTGGAAAAAGGTGGTACCTGGGATTATAGCTCAATGATACATCTACTATACAAACCAGCCTCGTACATCAAGGGAACCAAAATGTCCTTTGCGGGACTTTCCAATCCTCAGGATATAGCACATGTAATACTATACCTACGTAGTCTCTCTGATTCACCCGTCCCGCTGCCAGAATAA
- the purN gene encoding phosphoribosylglycinamide formyltransferase gives MRKKVAIFISGRGSNMNSLLDFSKNEGKKFFSVALVISNKPNAGGISIAHTYGVETRICTSEKEILSVLSYVKVDLICLAGFMKILSKDFISRVGCDIINIHPSLLPSFRGLNAQAEALAAGVKIAGCTVHYVTPEVDAGKIIIQAAVPVLENDTVESLSKRILKAEHKCFPIAVEKVLTDNIRADFIFLQE, from the coding sequence ATGAGAAAAAAGGTTGCTATTTTTATTTCGGGCAGGGGCTCAAACATGAACTCCCTGCTGGATTTTTCGAAAAATGAAGGAAAAAAATTTTTCTCTGTTGCTCTTGTCATTTCAAATAAGCCCAATGCCGGTGGTATTAGCATAGCCCACACTTATGGTGTAGAAACACGAATTTGCACCTCAGAGAAAGAAATACTCAGTGTACTGTCATACGTAAAGGTGGATCTTATATGTTTGGCCGGTTTCATGAAAATACTGAGTAAGGACTTCATATCGAGAGTTGGATGTGACATCATCAATATTCATCCTTCTCTGCTACCCTCATTCAGGGGATTAAATGCCCAAGCAGAAGCATTGGCAGCAGGAGTAAAGATTGCTGGATGCACTGTGCACTATGTCACCCCTGAGGTTGATGCAGGAAAGATAATTATCCAAGCTGCTGTGCCAGTACTTGAAAACGACACCGTCGAATCACTAAGCAAGAGAATACTCAAAGCTGAGCACAAATGTTTTCCAATTGCCGTTGAAAAGGTACTCACCGACAATATACGGGCAGATTTCATTTTTTTACAGGAATAA